Proteins found in one Pieris napi chromosome 6, ilPieNapi1.2, whole genome shotgun sequence genomic segment:
- the LOC125050317 gene encoding uncharacterized protein LOC125050317 isoform X1, with protein MSYLNSWINLFLLMAIKMVLCGAMAGAGASEVSANASRVRRAPLTHHAHRLMTDEEMDATASWKRSHWREMQSILRREGSQKEVVECCPSVLEMVAKKGGRTPTGLYVELYEDGENKQRLYELSCAPDVVDKPCRFVDARLYNQSRCVQKYSYSYALVRYSSATEMPLRNRPEGHFSVPGSGGWSMDYVIVRAGCECQITPPKRKSAHRKRLERHRRKRKRLEDDDDT; from the exons GTGCTGTGTGGAGCGATGGCGGGCGCGGGCGCGAGCGAGGTGTCGGCCAACGCGAGCCGTGTGCGACGGGCGCCGCTCACGCACCACGCGCACCGACTTAT gaCGGACGAAGAAATGGACGCGACCGCATCTTGGAAGCGTTCCCACTGGCGCGAGATGCAGTCAATACTACGGCGGGAGGGCTCCCAGAAGGAGGTCGTCGAGTGCTGCCCGTCAGTCCTAGAGATGGTCGCGAAGAAAGGCGGCCGAACCCCCACCGGCCTCTACGTAGAACTCTACGAGGACGGTGAGAACAAACAGAGGCTCTACGAACTCTCCTGCGCACCGGACGTTGTAGACAAGCCCTGCAGATTCGTAGACGCACGCCTCTACAACCAATCGAGATGTGTGCAGAAGTATTCATACTCCTACGCACTAGTAAGGTATTCTTCAGCCACCGAGATGCCGCTGCGCAATCGGCCGGAAGGACATTTCTCTGTCCCCGGCTCCGGCGGCTGGTCCATGGACTATGTGATAGTTAGAGCCGGCTGCGAGTGTCAAATCACTCCGCCTAAACGCAAGAGTGCGCACCGGAAGCGATTGGAGAGGCATCGCCGGAAAAGGAAACGACTGGAGGATGACGATGACACTTGA
- the LOC125050316 gene encoding zinc transporter ZIP3, with the protein MKVSTAKVISMLALGLGSFCAGMAPLCISERSRQRHPLLISCLLCFGGGVLLSTSLTHILPESREILGKYSELGFCVGFFLVYFVDELVHFFYGAHHTSQRERTSYGTEESRLLRDDEMRERCGGADNPRMCHVSHNAPCNRSYSGVIGLLCALLVHSFLEGLAIGLQETASQVLLLLAAVACHKFVVGFCLGAELCASGRSLSAHLVSILLFSGGSVAGIGLGAGIDVISQLKNSVAVSIMQALAAGTLLYVTVSEVLPRERARWHEQKRSAGVAQFFAVVTGFAVMYLSTMYLDHDAD; encoded by the exons ATGAAAGTGTCAACTGCAAAAGTGATATCTATGCTGGCCTTGGGGCTTGGGAGTTTTTGTGCTGGTATGGCACCATTGTGTATTTCAGAAAGATCGAGACAGCGGCATCCCCTTCTTATTTCTTGTCTGCTCTGTTTTGGAGGTGGTGTTCTACTATCCACGTCGCTCACCCACATTCTGCCGGAATCCCGAGAAATTCTAGGAAAATATTCAGAACTCGGGTTTTGTGTTGGTTTCTTTCTGGTTTATTTTGTAGATGAATTGGTACATTTCTTTTACGGCGCACATCACACCAGCCAAAGAGAGAGAACTAGTTATGGGACGGAGGAATCTCGTCTTTTGAGGGATGATGAGATGAGAGAAAGATGTGGTGGTGCTGATAATCCTCGTATGTGTCATGTTAGCCATAATGCACCTTGTAACAGGAGTTATTCGGGGGTCATAGGTTTATTATGTGCGTTGCTTGTGCACAGTTTTTTGGAAGGACTCGCTATTGGCCTGCAAGAAACAGCATCGCAG GTCCTTCTTCTTTTAGCAGCAGTGGCCTGTCATAAATTTGTGGTGGGTTTTTGTCTTGGGGCTGAATTATGCGCGAGTGGAAGAAGCCTTAGCGCTCACCTAGTGTCAATTCTACTCTTCAGTGGGGGTTCAGTTGCAGGCATTGGGTTAGGTGCCGGAATCGATGTTATAAGCCAGCTGAAGAATTCAGTTGCTGTGTCCATCATGCAG GCATTAGCTGCTGGAACTCTTCTGTATGTAACCGTGAGTGAAGTTCTTCCAAGGGAAAGAGCCCGCTGGCATGAACAAAAACGTTCAGCGGGAGTTGCGCAGTTCTTCGCTGTGGTAACAGGGTTTGCTGTCATGTATCTTTCTACCATGTACTTAG ATCATGATGCAGATTAA
- the LOC125050317 gene encoding uncharacterized protein LOC125050317 isoform X2: MLMASALSTLLAVLCGAMAGAGASEVSANASRVRRAPLTHHAHRLMTDEEMDATASWKRSHWREMQSILRREGSQKEVVECCPSVLEMVAKKGGRTPTGLYVELYEDGENKQRLYELSCAPDVVDKPCRFVDARLYNQSRCVQKYSYSYALVRYSSATEMPLRNRPEGHFSVPGSGGWSMDYVIVRAGCECQITPPKRKSAHRKRLERHRRKRKRLEDDDDT; encoded by the exons GTGCTGTGTGGAGCGATGGCGGGCGCGGGCGCGAGCGAGGTGTCGGCCAACGCGAGCCGTGTGCGACGGGCGCCGCTCACGCACCACGCGCACCGACTTAT gaCGGACGAAGAAATGGACGCGACCGCATCTTGGAAGCGTTCCCACTGGCGCGAGATGCAGTCAATACTACGGCGGGAGGGCTCCCAGAAGGAGGTCGTCGAGTGCTGCCCGTCAGTCCTAGAGATGGTCGCGAAGAAAGGCGGCCGAACCCCCACCGGCCTCTACGTAGAACTCTACGAGGACGGTGAGAACAAACAGAGGCTCTACGAACTCTCCTGCGCACCGGACGTTGTAGACAAGCCCTGCAGATTCGTAGACGCACGCCTCTACAACCAATCGAGATGTGTGCAGAAGTATTCATACTCCTACGCACTAGTAAGGTATTCTTCAGCCACCGAGATGCCGCTGCGCAATCGGCCGGAAGGACATTTCTCTGTCCCCGGCTCCGGCGGCTGGTCCATGGACTATGTGATAGTTAGAGCCGGCTGCGAGTGTCAAATCACTCCGCCTAAACGCAAGAGTGCGCACCGGAAGCGATTGGAGAGGCATCGCCGGAAAAGGAAACGACTGGAGGATGACGATGACACTTGA